The genome window GAtattagcaaaataaaaaacgaacaaaaagaTTTTCcaacatatatacaaaaatgtagCTGTAAGCTTCGATACAAAATCAAAGACACCCCTTTACCGTGTGTCAGGACGGCGAAAGGGAGAATGCCTATTAGTTCAATCATACGAAGGATGCGAAATTCATTAAATGATTACTTTTGATTACCAGGGGGGAGGGGGTCAAAAATCGCCGAAAACGTGATTACGTAATATAAGGACAGCCCCAAAGATAAACGTGTATTACgtataaaaaactatttaaaataatagtaGCTCATAAAACGTAGTGGTAATTCAGTGTATTAACAACGAACCCGAATTAGCGTACACCTGTCTTTCGTGGAGTCGAACTTACTGGATTCAAGTGGATTCAATCtaactcttttattagccgaaagtgtgaatcagtggcgtccaaaatgtgtaatataAACTGCTAGCCTTCAAACTATGATACTTTTTAGGCGAAGTGTCAGTAGTAAAAAGGAATCTTTTTTTAGTATGGCACTTAGAAGTcatcccattttttttttcatcattccatcattttttagataacgtttatattagaaatttgttaattgaagtttaaaaaaaaatttttatattgaacaaaaaattgtttttaattaaaaaataaattaaaaaattaattaattatcaaGCCAGCCGTTTACAAAAGAATCAGTTGCTATATCTTCAAGGATATTATTTCGCCTAACataaaaatctaatttttttgttattttttcaatagttttaatattacttttaatttctGCCTCTTTTGTATCAATTATTGATTTTAGCCGTATAATCTCATTATCTCTTTCAATCATATTCTCATTAGCAGTTTTTATTTCATCTTTCATTTCgtcaataatttttatattttctttaatttctaCCTCTTTTGTATCAATTATTGATTTTAGCCGTATAATCTCATTATCTCTTTCAATCATATTCTCATTAGCAGTTGCCTGTTGAGCCAAAAGAAGATCTATTCTTGTTGTCATTGCTAATTGATTACTATCTAATAGCTTTCGATTATCTTTAGATAACTCAAGTGATTCTTTAAGTGTTTCTATTAGTTGATCCTTAGCCTTAATTGTTTCAGCATTGATCTTGTTGGTTTCTGTAATCGTTCTTTCatagttattaatttttgcttCATCTGATAAATGCATTTTCCTTTTCAAATTGTCTATTAATTTATTCTTCTCCAGGATTTGCTGCTCAAAATCTGAGAGTTTATCTTTTATGTCCATTAATTGATTATCTCTCATGTGCaccatataaataaattccttGAATTCCGCTTTCTTATCGGAGTGTTCCATCAATTGCTTAACAGCCTTAAAGCATGATGattcaaacaaatttgaacTGATATCGATCTAGAAAAAAATTcagttttttattaaaaagaagTAGGATTTCTATTATTCACATTACCAAATTGTTCTCGAGGCTATTCTGAGAAATATCATTTTCTTCAAGTTGTATATTAAGCTTCTTATCTTCCATTTTGATTATCTGATTTAGGACTTAAGAATTAACTTGCGTGTTCTTCTCTTCTACAAAGTTGATGGAAAACTAATGTCTGAACCTGCAAAGAAATTTGCGCAAATTCAAATGTATGCTGATAAGATAAGAATGCATTTGAAGAGACCAACTTTTATAGGTTTGCACTAGTCATAATCtagtaaacaattttaatcaCTGAGTAAATTAgttctttttgtttactaGTTTGTTATCAATAACTACATTTTGATAAGCCAAAAACAGCTGGCTAATTTTTTGAATGACcaacttttattatatttcattcataGGTTTGTcgaattgttttatttagGTTTAATTTCTCTATCTGTacgtttatattattatattttcacttagtctttaatattcatatttttggttttaattcctatgtttccaacattttacggaaattagaatattattttaggAGCAGATATGTACAATTtattctttaatattaaattatttattatatacaaatatgcgATATTTATGGTGTGCCAACTGAGGACTTGACGTGACGTGACGTGGCTAGTTAGTCATAGTTGCCCTTGACGATTACCTCCCTTCCCAGTCGTTGATCGCATAAATATCGATTATAagtgtttaataaaaattctaacactcaaaaaagaaataaataaatacctACACATAAATGTATAGATATGTAAATAAAACGAATCGAGACTTGACATAATGCAATTGACAACAAGTTTTCGCTTTCAATTGATGTGGCCAAGTTGTCAATGGTGTTGTTAGTCTATTTTAACTTTCTTATCACGTAGGAAAcgcatttttatttccatAGAACATGGCGACGATTCGGACGTGGTGGACGTGGATAAGCTGGCAAACACCAGAAGTGAACAAAAATTAATGTCAAATATGCACTTGAGAATGTTAGACAACAAAATACCCTGTACGCAGTGATCAcaactcttaaaatataatattcaattaataatatatataatatattgtacatattttgAGTATGtgcaatataaatacaattgtttcaataatcaaattgaaatagggatattaatttcttttttttttattatttaatataataaatttaacaatttattaaattataataccctctTTTAGCTACATTGAATGAGCATTGcgtataaatttataaaataaatcattaaatgtGATAACCGTGCGCCTAATGATGTCTCATTTATGCACtctcatatacatacacaaaacCGATTCAGTATATAgacacatgtacatatatttctcGATATGACTTCTCCAACTGGATTGGGACGACTCTCGCTTTCATTGGCTGAGACCTTAGACGGACCGAGAACATTGTATAAAAAGAGCAGACGCATCCGGGCCGCAAATCAGTTGAGACACTTATATCGGGTGAATTAGATAGCAGACGTTATATATAGAATGCAGTGGATATTCGCTCTCGTTCTATGCTTTTGGGCATCTGGAATCGCCGAGACACGTCAGATACGAATCAATCGTTATGCGGCCAGCGTTCAGGAGGATGACGTACAGCAGGCAGATGTTAAAGAGCTGAAGCCGACGCCGTATCCGGCTGCTGGCTATCGACCAGAGGGACGCGCCTTCTGGCTGCCGGGTGAGGTAGACGCGACCAGTGAAGGTTCAGGAGCTGGTGGCGATGaagcgacgacaacaacaactgaattGCCTTTGGATGAAGCCACAATAAGCACAACAGAGTCACTTGACTGGAGCACAACCACCGTGCTGACAACCACAGTGGATAATCTGGAagttgccacagcagcaacaacaacagcagctccGTCGCAGTTTGAGTTGCGCTCTGGACGCGCCTATGCTAAGGCACCGTATCCAGCAGCCGGCTATCGACCAAGTCGCGCATTTCTGCTGCCcacagagcaacaacaacaacagcagcagcagcagcaacaagttgATGCAGCTCCAGTTGCATCTGAGGATAATGCCAATCATCCAGTTTGCGGTGTCAGCACGAATCCATTGATGCCTACACCGGAGCCGGGCTCCAAGGACGAACCCGATGCTGAGAGTGTCGTTATCACCGGCAATCTGGGACCAGCTGTCCTCGTTGCCAGTGCCCCAATCCCAGTCCCAGCACCAGTATCAGCTAATGGCATTCCGGTGGCGATTCCGCTACGCTCTCAGCCTCTAATGCAGGCGCCACGTCGTGGATTCGCCTACACAACGCATGTGGAGCAGCGTTGGTAGAGCAATAAGTCAATCCTATTATACTGTTAACTTTTGAGTAATTGTAATTCCCCTTTATCTATATTAAAGTCGTTTGTTTTCCTTGTTATCGAACTATTTCAGAATAATGCACACATCATTTAGAAATTGGTtcagaaatatatgtaatatattgaaatttcgCTGCCAAGCCTTGTGATTATCTGATTTTGATTATCTTGATTATCTTAGATTTAAGAGGATAGTGTCTCCAGCGAATGTTTGCAACAGACAATGAATGTATCTTCGAAACcataaagaaattttattctttatcAGCGACAACAGCTGGGACAAAAtggctttggtatattttgtattcgatggtatatttttaatgaagagtatattgatatattttcacattttttaagtttattcatttgctatat of Drosophila nasuta strain 15112-1781.00 chromosome 3, ASM2355853v1, whole genome shotgun sequence contains these proteins:
- the LOC132788196 gene encoding uncharacterized protein LOC132788196 encodes the protein MEDKKLNIQLEENDISQNSLENNLIDISSNLFESSCFKAVKQLMEHSDKKAEFKEFIYMVHMRDNQLMDIKDKLSDFEQQILEKNKLIDNLKRKMHLSDEAKINNYERTITETNKINAETIKAKDQLIETLKESLELSKDNRKLLDSNQLAMTTRIDLLLAQQATANENMIERDNEIIRLKSIIDTKEVEIKENIKIIDEMKDEIKTANENMIERDNEIIRLKSIIDTKEAEIKSNIKTIEKITKKLDFYVRRNNILEDIATDSFVNGWLDN
- the LOC132790785 gene encoding uncharacterized protein LOC132790785 gives rise to the protein MQWIFALVLCFWASGIAETRQIRINRYAASVQEDDVQQADVKELKPTPYPAAGYRPEGRAFWLPGEVDATSEGSGAGGDEATTTTTELPLDEATISTTESLDWSTTTVLTTTVDNLEVATAATTTAAPSQFELRSGRAYAKAPYPAAGYRPSRAFLLPTEQQQQQQQQQQQVDAAPVASEDNANHPVCGVSTNPLMPTPEPGSKDEPDAESVVITGNLGPAVLVASAPIPVPAPVSANGIPVAIPLRSQPLMQAPRRGFAYTTHVEQRW